The genomic interval TTtgtccttgatatctagattaattcatgAGACATCAATctatgtgtttcttgatctctaagtagattcACTTAACCAAATAagtttaatatctcatattgacttatttgagcatagTCATGCATTTCagtagttgtactcaatcaaggGGTCTACAAATATCTCTTCCGTTATATGCAAGGGgcaaatctcatctacatcattcacatccctctgcatagcTCATTGCATACCCATTGaatgactttatagtccaccttattataggtgacgtttgtcgatgcCAAAGTActcaactccttatgtagagaaccataatgacttcaggtctaaggactatttatattAATAGTAACGATCCATGCTCATGGCGGGTCAATTcagtatatattttctaatatatacttatgtgtcaatttgatatcttatatccatgacttattaGATCAAGTcatacctacatgctagtctcaacgcattaacatGTGAGTAGGAAtatttaagagtagtgttcttagGTATATATTGACAGCCTCCCACaattaattcatccaattgaTATGCTTTAAATTAGAACCTACGATTCTAgggtattattatatttattcagctAGCACAAACATgaagcaaatataataaccaaaacattgCATTTTATTGATAAATAATATGATATAATATGTCTAAAGTCAATCAACTTATGATCGACTCTTAGGGTTGACACTAACATATTCAAGTACAATTTCCTCTTGCCATTCAATGACAGAACTCAAGTAGAGATTTGGGGAATAAAATTTCAAGAGTAACAATAAAAAATATCTATCTAGAAAGAGAAGTTTATTTGTGAaaattgtattctttagaagccATTTTGAAACAATCAAGAATGAGACTGCATTTCACATTGCAGGACAGTTCATGACTTATAAACCCATGcattttaatttctttgaaaggacgTTATACAATCAATGTTCAATTCCACAAGATAGGTTTGTTACATTTAAGAATTTTCAGTCTGCATATGTACTTGATTTAAAAGCATCAGGAGTAGCTTTATGACTATGCCAATTATGATTTATAACTTATGTTTGATTAGGAAGCATAGCTAATAATATACAGCTGGAGCTATGTGACTATGTTAATTCATAAATTACAAATTATTTGTAACCCTATAACTATACAAAATTTAGTTCAACCCACACTAGCTATTGTAATTTAGTTTGCTTATGGCAGTGAGAATCATCTTTTTTTTGCTTGTCTAATTTTCTACTTGTAGATTccgttcattcttgcacttctataGATTATTTGGAATTCTTCAGGAACTTGTTGTGAAGAATATTGAATCTTCAGAACTTAACTTCTCAAGATATGGTGACACCTTTTTTGAGGTAATTAATGAGTATTTTCCTTTGACTAAAATATTTCCCTCTTGTTTCTGTGCTGTTTCATGACTTAGTCTACATGTCATCTTGTTTCTGTTGGTCTATCTTGCACCTAATCTTTTGCATGTTTATTCATAGATTGCAATGACTATAAATGTCTTTTTATGAAAAGGAGGTCATAGAACTAACCTATTTATTCATATAGTCAAAGCTACCCTTATAAAATAGCATTTCTGGACCTTCTGGAAGGTTAATAAAACTTCCATAGCAAACACAGTTGACAAAGCTTCCTTGCTAACTAATCAACATGAACATTCTTCTCCCTTGCACAGTATATAAGAATTGTTTTCCAATCCAACAGCTCATCATCATAAGCATTGGTTCTTCTTGCCAGCATACACTAATAGCTGGATCTTGAGAACTAAGAAAGATTCTTCACAATCTGTCTAGACCTCGAGCTTCCTAAATCCCAAATTTATTGTAGCTTCCAGTCCTAACTCAATATTATTATTGAGGCCCACTTTCATTGGGTGCGTTGTAGGGTTTGTGTGGATGTTGCCTCCATTACACTCACTTTCCACATCTCTAATTAAGCCTCCAATTCAGGTTTTAGTAAAAGAGGGTTTAGAGCAGCATCAACAGCTTATTATGCCAGTTCATAACTGGAGGTCTTCATTTGGTAGTATTTCTGTTTTTCATCCCCCGCATGTTCTCCAATTATCTTGTTTGGAATTCATCTACCAAGTTTAAAACTGCAAAAATCTGGTATAGTGAATTTCTGCAAATCCTTCTCTAAATAGCTACTCTTGCATCAGTTTCACAGTTTCTTGCAGACCTTTCCAAACATGAGGCTCCATTCTTCATCTCTAAGTGGTGGATTTGGGGCCTTTTCCCCTCCATCTGAGCCTGAAGTTGTCTTCTTTCCTCGGTGGAACACGTCATTCTTGCATGGATACAATCTcttaatacatgcatgcatgtTTCCATAGCTGGAATATTGTCATTCTTGCATGGATACAATCTcttaatacatgcatgcatgtTTCCATAGCTGGAATATTTTAAAATGCCACTGGCcttttctatttattattttttttgttttttacctACCATTTGAACTTTGTCACCTTTGACTAAGCTGGAAATCCAACCCAAAGCATCTGGTTTTCATGGTAAGTTTGGGTTTCCAGTTGgtgaatgtttttttttaaaaaaaaaaaatcaacccagTTTTACCTGACATTTTATTTAGTATACATActgatataatatataaaaatgttGGTTATTAAATCCCCATAGTTGTATTATATTCTGTATAATGCTTTAGAGCCCCAAAAGATGTGAAAAAAGAGAATATGAAACCAGAACCAAACTGATTTCATTTGATTTAGgtctgtttttcttttctttgtcaggTTCTCTCAGGGTTATTTTGGGTTAAAATCCTACTCAACCTATTTTGGGTGGTCTATACGATGGATTTTGAATTTCATTACTAACCTTACACTTAAACAGTTGATGCTTTGTGAGCCATGTGTTTAATGTTTCCTGGTGCTGTTTCGCTAAGCTATTGCAACTGATTCCTTGATACTGCTTTAGGTTATCTTCACTGGTGGCCGGACACAACCAGGTACAATAAAACCTGATGAGGGAGAGAGACACCCTTACTCAGTTCTAGATTGCCAGCCTAAACGTGAAGCCATCTTGCCTTCGGTTCTGTACATTCAGAAAATTTTGCGGCGAAGGCCCTTTTTGattaaaaaccttgaaaatgttatGCAAAAGTTCCTTCAGTCCTTGGAACTTTTCGAGGAGAATGAAAGACAGAAGCTTGCCATATTTACTGCTCTTGCATTCTCTCAGAAATTATCAGGCCTTCCGCCTGAGACTGTCTTCCAAGCATTGCTCAAGGATAATCTCGTTGCCAAGGGGCTAGTACTCTCCTTTGTTACTGTTTTCTTTAAGGAGTATTTGGTAGAAAACAGTTTGGATGATCTCATGCTGCTTTTGAAGCGAGGTAAAATGGAGGACAAACTGCTTGATTGTTTTCCCACTGCCAAGCGCTCTACTGAATGCTTTTCTGAGCATTTCACGTGAGTGTTTTTTCTTCAACATCTCTATTATGACATTCAATATGTTACTTAATCTTTTAGCATTTTTTTGTGTGATATATTtttgagtagctttacatgtgtTTAGAGTTGCAAAAAATTGGGTCACTGCACTATCTAAAGGACATTTggaattttcttatttttgttcaCATGAAAAAGCTTAATGTTTTACGGATAAGTCTGTTGACAAAATTTAATATAGTAGGGGCATAGCATGGCTACTATCATACTAGAATAAGTATTATGCTCCAGCACAAGGGCATGCCATCAATGTTAAAACTTTATCAACAACTCTCAACATTTTATCTTTCTTCATCTATAAAATTGTTGACTTTCTCTCTCTGTTGTAACTTCTACAGTAAAGAAGGATTGTTAGCTCTTGTCGAgtataatgagaagaaaatttttgaagtgaAACTTAAGGAAATGAAAACAACACTAACAACCCAGATTGCAGAAGAAACAGATATCTCTGATGTCATACAAACTGCAAAACAGCATGTAAAGGACGCTAAATTACCCGACGTTGAAGTTGTACGCATTTTGTGGGATATGCTAATGGATACTTTTCAATGGTCTGGTAAAAACCAGCAGCAGAATGCAAATTCTATACTTCGTCAGG from Zingiber officinale cultivar Zhangliang chromosome 6B, Zo_v1.1, whole genome shotgun sequence carries:
- the LOC121992381 gene encoding basic leucine zipper and W2 domain-containing protein 1-like; the encoded protein is MSSKEKPTLGGTRIKTRKRNIAAPLDPAAFADAVVQIYLDNAGDLELVVKNIESSELNFSRYGDTFFEVIFTGGRTQPGTIKPDEGERHPYSVLDCQPKREAILPSVLYIQKILRRRPFLIKNLENVMQKFLQSLELFEENERQKLAIFTALAFSQKLSGLPPETVFQALLKDNLVAKGLVLSFVTVFFKEYLVENSLDDLMLLLKRGKMEDKLLDCFPTAKRSTECFSEHFTKEGLLALVEYNEKKIFEVKLKEMKTTLTTQIAEETDISDVIQTAKQHVKDAKLPDVEVVRILWDMLMDTFQWSGKNQQQNANSILRQVNTWSGLLNAFCTSGKLELELMYKVQIQCYEDAKLMKLFPEIIRSLYDQDVLAEDTILLWFRRGANPKGRQTFVKALEPFVNWLEEAEEEE